A window of the Tessaracoccus sp. MC1865 genome harbors these coding sequences:
- the gcvH gene encoding glycine cleavage system protein GcvH: MIKFTEEHEWVDTESFEVGITDHAASELGDIVFIDLPEAGTTVTAGEEIVGIDSAKAVSGINAPYDGEITEVNESLADSPESVTPDSAMQTWFIKIRPSDPAAAESLMDEDAYRSMIG, encoded by the coding sequence ATGATCAAGTTCACCGAAGAACACGAGTGGGTCGACACCGAGTCGTTCGAAGTCGGGATCACCGACCACGCCGCCTCGGAACTCGGCGACATCGTCTTCATCGACCTGCCCGAGGCCGGCACCACGGTCACCGCGGGTGAGGAGATCGTGGGCATCGACTCCGCCAAGGCCGTCTCCGGCATCAACGCCCCCTACGACGGTGAGATCACCGAGGTCAACGAGTCCCTGGCGGACTCCCCCGAATCGGTGACGCCCGATTCGGCGATGCAGACCTGGTTCATCAAGATCCGCCCGTCGGATCCCGCCGCGGCGGAATCGCTGATGGACGAGGACGCCTACCGCTCGATGATCGGCTAG
- the uvrA gene encoding excinuclease ABC subunit UvrA, which produces MTGVNDRLIVRGARVHNLKNVSVDLPRDSLIVFTGLSGSGKSSLAFDTIFAEGQRRYVESLSAYARMFLGQMDKPDVDFIEGLSPAVSIDQKSTSRNPRSTVGTITEVYDYLRLLYARIGVPHCEVCGAVIGKQTPQQIVDRMMGEEEGTRFQILAPLVRGRKGEHADLFRQLIGDGYARVRIDGETYSLTELPAVAKTYKHDIDVVVDRAVVRPNAKQRITESIETALNLAGGVVTIDFVDRPEGDPERERRFSEKMGCPNEHDVNIDELEPRQFSFNGPWGACPECSGLGTLLDPDPELIIPNDDLSVEDGAIAPWTTPTIKQHYARVLESLGEEHDFSLTTPWKDLSAATRKLLLHGAKGNVVVKYRNRFGRVRAFSQKYEGVIPFIRRRFDEAETDAARDRWGGYMREIDCARCEGARLKAASLAVTVAERNISQLANLSIGEAAEFLGALQLSEREAAIAERLIKEINLRLRFLLDVGLDYLSLSRAAGTLSGGEAQRIRLATQIGSGLVGVLYVLDEPSIGLHQRDNLRLIETLHRLRDLGNTLIVVEHDEDTIRAADWAVDIGPGAGEGGGEVVISGTVEELLNHPESKTGAYLSGRLEIPVPAVRRPGNGLQLVVKGAREHNLRNIDVTFNLGQFIAVTGVSGSGKSSLVNSILYTAAAKAIYGAKAVPGRHKSLDGLEHLDKVISVDQSPIGRTPRSNPATYTGVFDKVRALFAKTPEAKVRGYMPGRFSFNVKGGRCENCMGDGTIKIEMNFLPDVYVPCEVCHGARYNRETLEVHYKGKTIAEVLDMPISEAAVFFESISSIARYLKTLEEVGLGYVRLGQPATTLSGGEAQRVKLAAELQKRSTGRTLYVLDEPTTGLHFEDIRRLLAVLQRLVDQGNTVVTIEHNLDVIKSTDWVIDMGPDGGTRGGTVIATGTPEEVAATADSATGEFLKKLL; this is translated from the coding sequence ATTACGGGCGTGAATGATCGGCTCATTGTGCGTGGCGCACGCGTACACAACCTCAAGAATGTCTCCGTCGACCTGCCCCGCGACTCACTCATCGTGTTCACCGGACTCAGCGGATCGGGTAAATCGTCGTTGGCGTTCGACACGATCTTCGCTGAGGGGCAGCGGCGCTACGTCGAGTCGCTGTCGGCCTATGCCCGCATGTTCCTGGGCCAGATGGACAAGCCGGACGTCGACTTCATCGAGGGGCTCTCGCCGGCGGTGTCGATCGACCAGAAGTCGACGTCGCGCAACCCCCGCTCCACGGTGGGCACCATCACGGAGGTCTACGACTACCTGCGCCTGCTCTACGCGCGCATCGGCGTCCCGCACTGCGAGGTGTGCGGCGCCGTCATCGGTAAGCAGACCCCGCAGCAGATCGTGGACCGCATGATGGGCGAGGAGGAGGGCACCCGCTTCCAGATCCTGGCTCCGCTGGTGCGCGGTCGCAAGGGCGAGCACGCCGACCTGTTCCGCCAATTGATCGGCGACGGGTATGCCCGCGTCCGCATCGACGGCGAGACCTATTCGCTCACGGAACTGCCAGCCGTGGCCAAGACCTACAAGCACGACATCGACGTGGTGGTGGACCGCGCGGTGGTGCGGCCCAACGCCAAGCAGCGGATCACCGAATCCATTGAGACGGCCCTCAACCTCGCCGGTGGCGTGGTCACGATCGACTTCGTGGACCGCCCCGAGGGAGACCCGGAGCGCGAGCGTCGCTTCTCAGAGAAGATGGGCTGCCCCAACGAGCACGACGTCAACATCGACGAACTCGAGCCGCGGCAGTTCTCGTTCAACGGCCCGTGGGGGGCCTGCCCCGAGTGCTCGGGCCTCGGCACGCTGCTGGACCCGGACCCCGAGCTGATCATCCCCAACGACGACCTCTCGGTGGAGGACGGCGCCATCGCGCCCTGGACCACGCCGACGATCAAGCAGCACTACGCCCGCGTCCTCGAGTCGCTGGGCGAGGAACACGACTTCTCGTTGACCACACCCTGGAAGGACCTGTCCGCCGCCACCCGCAAGCTGCTGCTGCACGGCGCCAAGGGCAACGTGGTGGTCAAGTACCGCAACCGGTTCGGCCGGGTGCGGGCGTTCTCTCAGAAGTATGAGGGCGTCATCCCCTTCATTCGGCGGCGGTTCGACGAGGCCGAGACGGACGCGGCCCGGGACCGGTGGGGCGGCTACATGCGCGAGATCGACTGCGCGCGCTGCGAGGGCGCGAGGCTCAAGGCCGCGTCGCTCGCGGTCACCGTGGCGGAGCGCAACATCTCCCAGTTGGCCAACCTGTCGATCGGCGAGGCCGCGGAGTTCCTCGGCGCGCTGCAACTGTCGGAGCGGGAGGCCGCCATCGCCGAGCGGCTCATCAAGGAGATCAACCTGCGGCTGCGCTTCCTGCTCGACGTGGGCCTCGACTACCTCTCGCTCTCGCGCGCCGCCGGCACGCTGTCGGGCGGGGAGGCGCAGCGGATCCGTCTCGCCACCCAGATCGGGTCCGGCCTCGTGGGCGTCCTGTACGTGCTCGACGAGCCGAGCATCGGCCTCCACCAGCGCGACAACCTGCGGCTCATCGAGACACTGCACCGGCTCCGCGACCTGGGCAACACGCTGATCGTCGTCGAGCACGACGAGGACACCATCCGGGCCGCGGACTGGGCCGTCGACATCGGGCCGGGGGCCGGCGAGGGTGGCGGCGAGGTCGTCATCAGCGGCACCGTGGAGGAACTGCTCAACCACCCCGAGTCCAAGACCGGCGCCTACCTGTCCGGCCGGCTCGAGATCCCGGTGCCGGCCGTGCGGCGCCCGGGCAACGGGCTGCAACTCGTCGTCAAGGGGGCGCGCGAGCACAACCTGCGCAACATCGACGTGACCTTCAACCTGGGCCAGTTCATCGCCGTGACCGGGGTCTCCGGTTCGGGCAAGTCGTCGCTGGTCAACTCCATCCTGTACACCGCCGCGGCGAAGGCCATCTACGGCGCGAAGGCCGTGCCCGGGCGGCACAAGTCGCTCGATGGGCTTGAACACCTCGACAAGGTGATCTCGGTGGACCAGTCGCCGATCGGCCGCACCCCCCGGTCGAACCCGGCCACCTACACCGGCGTGTTCGACAAGGTGCGGGCGCTGTTCGCCAAAACGCCGGAGGCGAAGGTTCGCGGCTACATGCCGGGCCGCTTCTCCTTCAACGTGAAGGGCGGCCGGTGCGAGAACTGCATGGGCGACGGCACCATCAAGATCGAGATGAACTTCCTGCCGGACGTCTACGTGCCGTGCGAGGTCTGCCACGGGGCCCGGTACAACCGCGAGACGCTGGAGGTGCACTACAAGGGCAAGACCATCGCCGAGGTGCTCGACATGCCCATCAGCGAGGCGGCCGTCTTTTTCGAGTCGATCTCGTCCATCGCCCGGTACCTCAAGACGCTGGAGGAGGTTGGCCTCGGCTACGTCCGCCTGGGCCAGCCGGCCACGACCCTGTCGGGCGGCGAGGCGCAGCGCGTGAAGCTCGCGGCTGAGTTGCAGAAGCGCTCCACCGGCCGCACCCTCTACGTCCTCGACGAGCCGACCACCGGTCTCCACTTCGAGGACATCCGCCGCCTGCTGGCCGTGCTGCAGCGCCTCGTCGACCAGGGCAACACCGTCGTGACCATCGAGCACAACCTCGACGTGATCAAGAGCACGGACTGGGTGATCGACATGGGGCCAGACGGAGGGACGCGCGGTGGCACCGTCATCGCCACCGGTACTCCCGAGGAGGTCGCGGCGACGGCGGACTCAGCCACCGGCGAGTTCCTGAAGAAGCTGCTGTGA
- a CDS encoding energy-coupling factor ABC transporter ATP-binding protein — translation MIQLRDARVVVPASRQGDPDRVLLAGVTLDLAERRVAVIGANGSGKSTLLRLLNGLRTVTSGQVLVDGLDADRDGKAVRQKVGFIFTDPLAQLLMSTPVEDVELSLRSLISNRAERTARAHALLEERGIGHVAHQSIYDLSGGERQLVALTSVLAVEPAILVADEPTTLLDLRNKLMLRRVFAELDQQIVFSSHDLDVALDAERVIVVDGGRIVADGEPRETVDFYTRIMADRVGA, via the coding sequence ATGATCCAGCTCCGCGACGCCCGCGTGGTCGTCCCCGCCTCACGGCAGGGCGACCCGGACCGGGTATTGCTCGCGGGGGTCACACTGGACCTCGCCGAGCGGCGCGTCGCCGTCATCGGCGCCAACGGCTCCGGAAAGTCGACCCTGCTCCGACTGCTCAACGGCCTGCGCACCGTCACCTCGGGCCAGGTGCTCGTGGACGGCCTCGACGCAGACCGCGACGGCAAGGCGGTGCGGCAGAAGGTGGGTTTCATCTTCACGGACCCGCTGGCGCAACTGCTGATGTCGACGCCCGTGGAGGACGTCGAACTCAGCCTGCGCAGCCTGATCAGCAACCGCGCCGAACGCACCGCCCGGGCCCACGCCCTCCTTGAGGAGCGCGGCATCGGGCACGTCGCGCACCAGTCGATCTACGACCTCAGCGGCGGTGAGCGTCAACTCGTGGCGCTCACCAGCGTGCTGGCCGTCGAGCCCGCCATCCTCGTGGCCGACGAACCCACCACGCTGCTGGACCTGCGCAACAAACTGATGCTCCGCCGCGTCTTCGCCGAGCTGGACCAGCAGATCGTCTTCTCCAGCCACGACCTCGACGTCGCACTGGACGCCGAGCGGGTCATCGTCGTCGACGGTGGCCGCATCGTCGCCGACGGCGAGCCGCGCGAAACGGTCGACTTCTACACGCGGATCATGGCGGACAGGGTGGGGGCGTGA
- the uvrC gene encoding excinuclease ABC subunit UvrC gives MADPASYRPRPGSIPTDPGVYRFFDAFGHVLYVGKAKNLRQRLNSYFADPAALHFRTQTMVRTAAKVEWTVVANELEALQLEYTWIQQFDPRFNVKYRDDKSYPWLAVTMNEEYPRVFVGRGAKKRGVRYFGPFGQAWAIRETVDLLLRVFPMRSCTQGVFNRARSSGRPCLLGDIGKCSAPCVGRVSPEEHRAIAEDFCSFMAGNTGGIIGRIERAMYDASTELNFERAAVLRDSLTALRKVQEKNSVVLSDGLRADIVGLSDNGHQVAVQVFHIVDGRIRGERGWIADRADDRSLTELLEAFLEQLYTDDLEIPPYILSSVEAEDTLIAHLSTRRGSKVDIRVPLRGEKRALLDTVVRNADMALDQAKLRRSTDLTARSQALDEISEALGLEEPPLRIECYDISHTMGTETVGSMVVFEDGIPRKSEYRRFIIKSFEGSNDIAAMTEVLSRRLRRLADERQSDVKVDATTGEAARFSYAPALIVVDGGLPQVNAAAAVLKEFGFDGEIALCGLAKRLEEVWIPGEEYPLILPRASEGLYLLQRLRDEAHRFAITHHRSRRAKTVVESVLDGVPGLGELRRKALLKYFGSLRKLRQASVEEIAQVPGFGPRLAASVKAAVADTGGEAINLTTGEVIDT, from the coding sequence ATGGCCGATCCCGCGAGCTACCGCCCCCGTCCGGGCAGCATCCCCACAGACCCCGGGGTCTACCGCTTCTTCGACGCGTTCGGCCATGTCCTGTACGTCGGCAAGGCGAAGAATCTGCGCCAACGCCTCAACTCCTACTTCGCGGACCCCGCCGCGCTGCACTTCCGCACCCAGACGATGGTGCGCACCGCAGCGAAGGTGGAGTGGACGGTGGTGGCCAACGAGTTGGAGGCACTCCAGCTCGAGTACACCTGGATTCAGCAGTTCGACCCGCGGTTCAACGTCAAGTACCGCGACGACAAGTCCTACCCCTGGCTGGCCGTCACCATGAACGAGGAGTACCCGCGCGTGTTCGTCGGGCGCGGCGCCAAGAAGCGCGGGGTGCGGTACTTCGGCCCGTTCGGGCAGGCGTGGGCCATCCGCGAAACCGTCGACCTGCTGCTTCGGGTGTTCCCCATGCGCTCCTGCACGCAGGGGGTCTTCAACCGGGCGCGTTCCTCCGGCAGGCCGTGCCTCCTCGGCGACATCGGCAAGTGCAGCGCGCCCTGTGTCGGCCGGGTGAGCCCGGAGGAGCACCGTGCGATCGCCGAGGACTTCTGTTCCTTCATGGCCGGCAACACCGGCGGGATCATCGGCCGCATCGAGCGCGCGATGTACGACGCCTCGACGGAGCTGAATTTCGAGCGCGCGGCCGTCCTCCGGGACTCGCTGACCGCGCTGCGCAAGGTGCAGGAGAAGAACTCTGTGGTGCTCAGCGACGGCCTGCGCGCCGACATCGTGGGCCTCTCGGACAACGGCCACCAGGTGGCCGTCCAGGTGTTCCACATCGTCGACGGGCGCATCCGGGGCGAACGTGGCTGGATCGCCGACCGGGCCGACGACCGTTCGCTGACGGAACTGCTCGAGGCCTTCCTCGAGCAGTTGTACACCGACGACCTGGAGATCCCGCCGTACATCCTCAGCTCCGTGGAGGCGGAGGACACGCTCATCGCGCACCTGTCGACGCGCCGCGGCAGCAAGGTGGACATCCGGGTGCCGCTGAGGGGTGAGAAGCGGGCGCTGCTCGACACCGTCGTCCGCAACGCCGACATGGCGCTCGACCAGGCCAAGCTGCGTCGCTCCACGGACCTCACAGCCCGTTCGCAGGCGCTGGACGAGATATCCGAGGCGCTCGGCCTGGAGGAACCGCCGCTGCGGATCGAGTGCTACGACATCTCGCACACCATGGGCACCGAGACCGTCGGCTCCATGGTGGTGTTCGAGGACGGGATCCCGCGCAAGAGCGAGTACCGCCGTTTCATCATCAAGAGCTTCGAGGGGTCCAACGACATCGCCGCCATGACAGAGGTGCTCAGCCGGCGCCTGCGGAGGCTGGCGGACGAACGCCAATCCGACGTCAAGGTGGACGCCACGACGGGGGAGGCGGCCCGCTTCTCCTACGCTCCGGCGCTGATCGTGGTCGACGGCGGTCTGCCGCAGGTGAACGCCGCGGCGGCGGTGCTGAAGGAGTTCGGCTTCGACGGCGAGATCGCGCTCTGCGGCCTGGCCAAACGGCTCGAGGAGGTGTGGATCCCCGGCGAGGAGTACCCGCTGATCCTGCCGCGGGCCTCCGAGGGGCTGTACCTGCTGCAGCGGTTGCGTGACGAGGCCCACAGGTTCGCGATCACGCACCACCGGTCCCGGCGTGCGAAGACGGTCGTGGAATCCGTGCTCGACGGCGTCCCTGGGCTGGGTGAGCTGCGCAGGAAGGCGCTGTTGAAGTACTTCGGTTCCCTGCGGAAGCTGCGCCAGGCCAGCGTGGAGGAGATCGCGCAGGTGCCCGGCTTCGGCCCTCGTCTGGCCGCCTCGGTCAAGGCCGCCGTCGCAGACACCGGGGGAGAGGCGATCAACCTCACCACCGGCGAAGTCATCGACACCTGA
- the uvrB gene encoding excinuclease ABC subunit UvrB, with protein sequence MRPIEELQRQVAPLEVVSEFSPSGDQPRAIADLEQRINAGQQDVVLLGATGTGKTATVAWLAERLQRPILVMQPNKTLAAQFANELRDLMPNNAIEYFVSYYDYYQPEAYLPQTDTYIEKDSSLNEEVERMRHAATSSLLTRRDCIVVATVSAIYGLGTPEEYLKQRVTLRVGDEYERDTLLRHLVDIQYARNDIGGGRGTFRVKGDTLEVFPMYEENALRVEFFGDEVERIVTMHPLTGNVIHEESEAYIFPATHYSAGADRMERAIAGIERELELRLAEFEAQGKLLEAQRLRMRTHYDIEMMRQIGTCSGIENYSRHVDGRAPGSAPSCLLDYFPEDFLLVVDESHVTIPQIGGMYEGDASRKRTLVEHGFRLPSAIDNRPLKFDEFVERIGQSVYLSATPGPYEMERADGVVEQIIRPTGLVDPEVILKPTRGQIDDLMGEVKLRVERNERVLVTTLTKKMAEDLTDYLMDHGIRTRYLHSDIDTIRRIELLRELRLGEYDVLVGINLLREGLDLPEVSLVAILDADKEGFLRSERSLIQTIGRAARNVAGQVHMYADKITPSMEAAIGETNRRRAVQVAYNTEHGIDPQPLRKRIGDVSEMLAREDADTTELLEEAASGGRRKGRGLDATAMAQEELAKLIEDLTAQMHQAAAELQFEVAARHRDEIVDLKRDLRGMIEATR encoded by the coding sequence ATGCGTCCCATCGAAGAACTGCAGCGCCAGGTGGCCCCGTTGGAGGTCGTCTCGGAGTTCTCGCCGTCGGGTGACCAGCCCAGAGCCATCGCGGACCTCGAACAGCGGATCAACGCCGGCCAGCAGGACGTCGTGCTGCTGGGCGCCACCGGTACCGGCAAGACGGCGACGGTGGCGTGGCTGGCAGAGCGCCTCCAGCGCCCCATCCTCGTGATGCAGCCCAACAAGACCCTGGCCGCGCAGTTCGCCAACGAGCTGCGCGACCTGATGCCCAACAACGCCATCGAATACTTCGTCTCGTACTACGACTACTACCAGCCCGAGGCCTACCTCCCCCAGACGGACACCTACATCGAGAAGGACTCCTCGCTCAACGAGGAGGTCGAGCGGATGCGGCACGCAGCCACGTCGTCGCTCCTCACCCGCCGGGACTGCATCGTCGTGGCCACCGTGTCGGCCATCTACGGCCTGGGCACGCCGGAGGAGTACCTGAAGCAGCGGGTCACGCTGCGCGTCGGCGACGAGTACGAACGCGACACCCTCCTGCGCCATCTGGTGGACATCCAGTACGCCCGCAACGACATCGGCGGCGGACGCGGCACCTTCCGGGTGAAGGGCGACACCCTCGAGGTGTTCCCCATGTACGAGGAGAACGCGCTGCGCGTGGAGTTCTTCGGCGACGAGGTGGAGCGCATCGTCACCATGCACCCGTTGACGGGCAACGTGATCCACGAGGAGAGCGAGGCCTACATCTTCCCCGCCACCCACTACTCCGCAGGCGCAGACCGCATGGAGCGCGCCATCGCGGGGATCGAGCGTGAGCTGGAGCTGCGGCTCGCCGAGTTCGAGGCGCAGGGCAAGCTGCTCGAAGCGCAGCGCCTCCGGATGCGCACCCACTACGACATCGAGATGATGCGCCAGATCGGCACCTGCTCCGGCATCGAGAACTACTCGCGCCACGTCGACGGCCGCGCCCCCGGGTCCGCACCGTCCTGCCTGCTGGACTACTTCCCCGAAGACTTCCTGCTGGTGGTCGACGAGTCGCACGTCACCATCCCCCAGATCGGCGGCATGTACGAGGGCGACGCCTCCCGGAAGCGCACCCTCGTCGAGCACGGGTTCCGGTTGCCCAGCGCCATCGACAACCGGCCGCTGAAGTTCGACGAGTTCGTGGAGCGCATCGGGCAGTCCGTCTACCTGTCGGCCACGCCCGGCCCGTACGAGATGGAACGGGCCGACGGCGTGGTGGAGCAGATCATCCGCCCCACCGGTCTGGTGGATCCGGAGGTCATCCTCAAGCCCACGCGTGGGCAGATCGACGACCTCATGGGCGAGGTGAAGCTCCGCGTGGAGCGCAACGAGCGGGTGCTCGTCACGACGCTCACCAAGAAGATGGCCGAGGACCTCACGGACTACCTGATGGACCACGGCATCCGCACCCGCTACCTGCACTCCGACATCGACACCATCCGCCGCATCGAGCTGCTGCGCGAGCTGCGCCTCGGCGAGTACGACGTGCTGGTGGGCATCAACCTGCTCCGCGAGGGTCTCGACCTCCCGGAGGTGTCGCTGGTGGCCATCCTGGACGCCGACAAGGAGGGCTTCCTACGCTCCGAGCGGTCCCTGATCCAGACCATCGGCCGTGCCGCCCGAAACGTCGCCGGCCAGGTGCACATGTACGCAGACAAGATCACGCCGTCGATGGAGGCCGCCATCGGCGAGACCAACCGTCGACGCGCCGTCCAGGTGGCGTACAACACCGAGCACGGCATAGACCCGCAACCGCTGCGCAAGCGCATCGGCGACGTCTCGGAGATGCTCGCCCGCGAGGACGCGGACACCACCGAACTGCTTGAGGAGGCCGCCTCCGGTGGCCGACGCAAGGGCCGCGGCCTGGATGCCACCGCCATGGCCCAGGAGGAACTCGCGAAGCTCATCGAGGACCTCACCGCCCAGATGCACCAGGCGGCGGCGGAGTTGCAGTTCGAGGTGGCCGCCCGCCACCGCGACGAGATCGTGGACCTGAAGCGGGACCTGCGCGGCATGATCGAGGCCACGCGCTGA
- a CDS encoding maleylpyruvate isomerase family mycothiol-dependent enzyme, which translates to MPMNRLPFGDVVSAVREHTSLLLGTTIGFTDEDWAGPTKLSGWSRSHVAAHLAEGARAMVRVIGELQEGVQSEMYGSRGEDHQAIELGAISGGLALQIDLDTSASELQELLPELEGDQREIRLRDGHHIPARHVPLARLSEVVLHHLDLDAHFTPSVLAPDVALALLAFQVERIGHRDDYPPLRLVADEGYEGTVGRTVEPATFHGPAADLLAWLMRGVESSRIYRADD; encoded by the coding sequence ATGCCGATGAACCGCCTGCCGTTCGGCGACGTGGTGAGCGCCGTGCGCGAGCACACGTCGCTGCTCCTCGGGACGACCATCGGCTTCACGGACGAGGACTGGGCCGGCCCCACGAAGTTGAGCGGCTGGTCACGCAGCCACGTGGCCGCGCACCTCGCCGAGGGGGCCCGTGCGATGGTCCGGGTGATCGGCGAACTCCAGGAGGGCGTGCAGAGCGAGATGTACGGCTCGCGCGGCGAAGACCACCAGGCCATCGAGCTCGGCGCGATCTCCGGCGGCCTCGCGCTGCAGATCGACCTCGACACCAGCGCCAGCGAACTCCAGGAGCTGCTCCCGGAACTGGAGGGCGACCAGCGGGAGATCAGGCTGCGCGACGGCCACCACATCCCTGCCCGCCACGTCCCGCTCGCCCGGCTCAGCGAGGTGGTGCTCCACCATCTCGACCTCGACGCCCACTTCACGCCGTCCGTGCTGGCCCCCGACGTCGCGCTCGCGCTCCTGGCGTTCCAGGTGGAGCGCATCGGGCACCGCGACGATTACCCTCCGCTGCGCCTCGTGGCGGATGAGGGCTACGAGGGCACCGTGGGCCGCACGGTAGAACCGGCCACCTTCCACGGCCCGGCCGCCGATCTGCTCGCCTGGCTTATGCGGGGCGTCGAGTCGAGCCGCATCTACCGCGCCGACGACTAG
- the gcvT gene encoding glycine cleavage system aminomethyltransferase GcvT: MKTTALHELHTQLGAKLVDFAGWDMPVQFEGGLKEHQHTRGAASLFDVSHMGQVLIRPRSGDMADAAAALETLIPASVAGLEEGRQRYGLLTNEAGGVVDDLMFAHHGDRFFLVLNASRTDADLALLRTLEDVTVEHLTDRSLLALQGPKAEEALATLVPEVPAMRFMDSLVLPGPGRLRAELWISRSGYTGEDGFEISLPNEQVEAFARALLALENVAPAGLAARDSLRLEAGMCLYGHELAEDITPVEAGIAWAIPKVRRSGGSRAGGFPGAEVILRQLDEGAARERVGLRPEGRAVAREGAPLFVDEQGTEQVGVITSGGFGATVGGPVAMGLVRTGATAGATFYTQVRGKALPLTVTELPFVPHQYKR, encoded by the coding sequence ATGAAGACCACGGCGCTGCATGAACTCCATACCCAGTTGGGCGCCAAGCTCGTCGACTTCGCAGGCTGGGACATGCCCGTCCAGTTCGAGGGCGGCCTGAAGGAACACCAGCACACCCGCGGGGCCGCGTCGCTGTTCGACGTGTCCCACATGGGGCAGGTGCTCATCCGCCCCCGCTCAGGCGACATGGCGGACGCGGCGGCAGCGCTGGAGACCCTTATCCCGGCGAGCGTCGCGGGGCTCGAGGAGGGCCGGCAGCGCTACGGCCTGCTGACCAACGAGGCCGGCGGCGTGGTGGACGACCTGATGTTCGCGCACCACGGAGACCGGTTCTTCCTGGTCCTCAACGCGTCGCGCACCGACGCGGACCTGGCGCTGCTGCGGACGCTGGAGGACGTCACCGTCGAGCACCTGACGGACAGGTCGCTGCTGGCGCTGCAGGGGCCGAAGGCCGAGGAGGCGCTCGCCACCCTGGTGCCCGAAGTCCCCGCCATGCGTTTCATGGACTCCCTCGTGCTGCCTGGCCCGGGACGCCTGCGGGCCGAGCTGTGGATCTCGCGCTCCGGGTACACCGGTGAGGACGGCTTCGAGATCTCCCTCCCCAACGAGCAGGTGGAGGCCTTCGCCCGCGCGCTGTTGGCGCTGGAGAACGTGGCCCCGGCCGGTCTGGCGGCCCGCGACTCCCTCCGCCTGGAGGCCGGCATGTGCCTCTACGGCCACGAGCTCGCGGAGGACATCACCCCGGTCGAGGCCGGCATCGCCTGGGCCATCCCGAAGGTCCGCCGCTCCGGTGGCTCCAGGGCCGGCGGCTTCCCCGGCGCGGAGGTCATCCTCCGGCAACTCGACGAGGGCGCCGCACGCGAGCGCGTGGGCCTGCGCCCCGAGGGCAGGGCCGTGGCCCGCGAGGGTGCTCCCCTGTTCGTCGACGAGCAGGGCACCGAACAGGTCGGCGTCATCACCTCGGGCGGCTTCGGCGCGACCGTCGGCGGCCCCGTCGCCATGGGTTTGGTGCGCACCGGCGCCACGGCCGGAGCAACCTTCTACACCCAGGTCCGGGGCAAGGCCCTGCCGCTGACCGTCACGGAACTGCCGTTCGTCCCCCACCAGTACAAGCGCTAG
- a CDS encoding biotin transporter BioY: protein MSTSTAVDAPRTKAFAPADLAYIAVFAALLSALSQITVSLGPVPFTLQTLGVALTALVLGPWRGSAAVVLYIVVGVAGLPVFAGGKAGLSAFLGATGGYLISFVVAAVLIGFVAKWALRKGLSPMTPVWFFVGCLAARYLVILPIGVGWLSGYLDKPFFDAMVTIDMPFWIWDAAKSLFAVLIAVAVHKAFPRLLGR from the coding sequence ATGTCCACCAGCACCGCTGTCGACGCGCCGCGCACGAAGGCCTTCGCGCCCGCCGACCTCGCGTACATCGCCGTGTTCGCCGCCTTGCTCTCGGCGCTGTCCCAGATCACCGTGTCCCTCGGGCCGGTGCCCTTCACGCTGCAGACCCTCGGCGTCGCCCTGACGGCGCTCGTCCTCGGCCCTTGGCGCGGCTCGGCAGCCGTCGTGCTGTACATCGTGGTCGGCGTGGCCGGGCTCCCCGTGTTCGCGGGCGGCAAGGCGGGCCTCTCCGCGTTCCTCGGCGCCACGGGTGGCTACCTCATCTCCTTCGTGGTCGCCGCGGTCCTCATCGGGTTCGTCGCGAAGTGGGCGCTGCGCAAGGGTCTGTCGCCCATGACGCCCGTGTGGTTCTTCGTCGGGTGCCTCGCCGCGCGGTACCTCGTGATCCTCCCGATCGGCGTGGGCTGGCTCTCGGGCTACCTCGACAAGCCCTTCTTCGACGCCATGGTCACCATCGACATGCCGTTCTGGATCTGGGACGCAGCCAAGAGCCTCTTCGCCGTGCTGATCGCCGTCGCGGTGCACAAGGCCTTCCCGAGGCTGCTCGGCCGATGA